The proteins below are encoded in one region of Leptospira montravelensis:
- a CDS encoding C69 family dipeptidase, with amino-acid sequence MCDTSLATEKFTKTQKRIFAKNSDREPNEAQSIVHLPRLEYKKGSLLRTTYIEIPQAPVTYEVFLSKPFHMWGAEMGVNEFGLCIGNEAVFTNVKIPKKNNGLTGMDLIRLALERCKSAKDGLFLITELLESYGQDACGGYENKTFYYHNSFIIADRTEGYVLETADKYWVAKKIDSFYAISNGLTIGSDFEYSSPNLIEKLKKTNKEFSFKEHFSDHFYTYMSHCKDRRKLNEKTADSLEKETESYTVEQSIETLKTHTIEPDEFEPSSSSMKSLCLHATGPITPNQTNGSLIVEWDTSETNQDPLRIFYTGTSTPCLSLFKPFYFGTKNFIGSSSLNSQSAYSETLWWLHESIARKSNFDYQAVRSILVPTLIGLQESVINISKEFLSPQKKEEVQWRFLKDHVNILKKVDEELIQAKIGRSRWQNPLFQIYWSGQNRKLKIPFC; translated from the coding sequence ATGTGCGATACATCCCTTGCCACTGAAAAATTTACTAAGACTCAAAAAAGAATCTTTGCCAAAAACTCGGATCGCGAACCAAACGAAGCACAGTCCATAGTTCATCTTCCACGTTTAGAGTATAAAAAAGGTTCTTTGTTACGTACTACTTATATAGAAATTCCACAAGCACCCGTCACTTATGAAGTTTTTTTAAGTAAACCCTTCCATATGTGGGGTGCAGAAATGGGTGTAAATGAATTTGGGCTTTGTATAGGAAATGAAGCAGTATTTACCAATGTAAAAATACCAAAAAAAAATAACGGCTTAACAGGAATGGATTTAATTCGATTGGCATTGGAAAGATGTAAATCGGCCAAAGACGGCTTATTTCTGATCACTGAACTCTTAGAATCTTATGGTCAAGATGCTTGCGGTGGATATGAAAATAAAACTTTTTATTACCACAATAGTTTCATCATTGCTGACCGCACTGAAGGTTATGTTTTAGAAACAGCAGATAAATACTGGGTAGCCAAAAAAATAGATTCGTTTTATGCCATATCCAATGGACTTACGATAGGATCAGACTTTGAATATTCTTCTCCAAACCTAATTGAGAAATTAAAGAAAACTAATAAAGAATTTTCATTCAAAGAACATTTTAGTGATCATTTTTACACTTATATGAGCCACTGCAAAGACAGAAGAAAATTAAATGAAAAAACGGCTGATAGTTTGGAAAAAGAAACAGAAAGTTATACAGTTGAACAATCAATAGAAACACTAAAAACACATACGATTGAACCTGATGAATTCGAACCGTCTTCTTCTTCGATGAAGTCCCTTTGTTTACATGCTACAGGTCCGATTACCCCAAACCAAACCAACGGAAGTTTAATCGTAGAATGGGATACATCTGAAACTAACCAGGACCCTCTTAGAATATTTTATACAGGAACTTCGACACCTTGCCTGAGTCTGTTTAAACCATTTTATTTTGGGACAAAAAATTTCATTGGATCTTCAAGTCTAAACTCTCAATCCGCATATTCTGAAACCTTATGGTGGTTACACGAATCAATTGCAAGAAAATCAAATTTTGATTACCAAGCGGTTAGATCAATTTTAGTTCCAACTTTAATTGGATTACAAGAATCAGTTATTAATATCTCAAAAGAATTCCTTTCACCTCAGAAAAAAGAAGAAGTACAATGGCGTTTCTTGAAAGACCATGTCAATATACTAAAGAAAGTTGATGAAGAGTTAATACAGGCAAAAATCGGAAGAAGCCGTTGGCAAAATCCACTATTCCAAATTTACTGGTCGGGACAAAATCGAAAACTAAAGATTCCTTTCTGCTAA
- a CDS encoding glycerate kinase type-2 family protein, whose amino-acid sequence MNSLRDDIEGLFWEGVRAATPKFLSLDFWNKHSKLNEEIRNSRKKTYVFALGKAAYEMALSFQETFPVDSGFILTKYEYLPNEIKSKGQLGVWKCREAAHPVPDINTELYSKEVFTELQDLDESHQLIILLSGGGSSLFEIPEDGFDLYDIIQMNENLLKKGLSIHEINAERKKYSAVKAGKLLKHLNPNLKVYTFAISDVLGDDPAVIASGPTYPGSEYYVMGNLSVSLAAMKKKAVSLGYEVKILSDSWDLTSEETAKSMLVEVVLAKGNQHKQAILLGGELVCPVYGNGKGGRNQETALRMAILSESIEIDRDWLFLSSGTDGTDGPTDAAGGIVGPETLKQMRRNGWDVEKELNVSNSYPILKDTNSLLFTGATGTNVNDLLVLLLAERNL is encoded by the coding sequence TTGAACTCTTTAAGAGATGATATTGAAGGTCTTTTTTGGGAAGGTGTGCGAGCGGCAACACCAAAATTTCTTTCATTAGATTTTTGGAATAAACACTCGAAATTAAATGAAGAGATACGCAATTCAAGAAAAAAAACTTACGTTTTTGCTTTGGGAAAAGCTGCCTATGAAATGGCATTGTCTTTTCAGGAAACTTTTCCTGTGGACTCAGGTTTTATTCTAACGAAATACGAATACCTTCCTAACGAAATCAAATCCAAGGGGCAACTGGGAGTTTGGAAATGTAGGGAAGCCGCTCATCCCGTTCCAGATATTAATACGGAATTGTATTCCAAGGAAGTTTTTACAGAACTACAGGATTTAGATGAAAGTCACCAATTGATCATTTTGTTATCGGGTGGCGGGTCTAGTCTTTTTGAAATACCAGAAGATGGATTTGATTTGTATGATATAATTCAAATGAATGAAAATTTACTGAAGAAGGGTCTTAGTATCCATGAAATCAACGCAGAAAGAAAAAAGTATTCTGCAGTAAAAGCAGGAAAACTTCTAAAGCACTTAAATCCGAATTTAAAAGTATATACTTTTGCCATTTCAGATGTGTTAGGTGATGATCCTGCGGTGATTGCGTCTGGACCAACTTATCCAGGTAGCGAGTATTATGTAATGGGAAATTTATCTGTTTCTTTAGCCGCAATGAAAAAAAAGGCAGTAAGTTTAGGTTATGAAGTGAAAATTCTCTCTGATTCTTGGGACCTAACAAGTGAAGAAACCGCTAAATCTATGTTAGTTGAAGTTGTATTGGCCAAAGGAAACCAACATAAACAAGCCATTTTACTAGGTGGTGAATTGGTTTGTCCTGTTTATGGGAATGGCAAGGGAGGTAGAAATCAGGAGACAGCACTTCGTATGGCCATCCTATCAGAATCTATAGAAATTGATCGTGATTGGTTGTTTTTGTCTAGTGGAACTGACGGCACAGATGGACCAACGGATGCAGCTGGTGGAATTGTTGGACCAGAAACTTTGAAACAAATGAGAAGAAATGGTTGGGATGTGGAAAAAGAACTAAATGTTTCTAATTCCTATCCCATTTTAAAAGATACAAACTCTCTATTATTCACGGGAGCTACAGGAACCAATGTAAATGATCTTTTGGTCCTTTTGTTAGCAGAAAGGAATCTTTAG